The following proteins are co-located in the Xiphophorus hellerii strain 12219 chromosome 2, Xiphophorus_hellerii-4.1, whole genome shotgun sequence genome:
- the bhlhe41 gene encoding class E basic helix-loop-helix protein 41 isoform X1, whose protein sequence is MDERIPHLQDRQFMEHADFLGMDFPPLYMCKSKRGIKREDGGKQDAYKLPHRLIEKKRRDRINECIGQLKDLLPEHLKLSTLGHLEKAVVLELTLKHLNALTAVTEQQHQKIVALQNGDRSMKPPIHTDLDAFHSGFQTCAKEVLQYLSQAENWTAREQRCAQLINHLHKVLAQFQPDAPPLQHQLPAGDAQDAQKSDCQTNCVPVIQRTQGGELNENDTDTDSGYGGEAEKSDGKDKECERNKAVKIKQEFGDDRAAKKSKMCWSGNGDPSRPDMAFMNSLMGLSGVGQQTPICMPFYFINPSAAAPYMPFFDKSNIEKYMYPAAAALASPFPWLYPAHASAAAAAAAAAVFPGLSAHLGATAQPKDSQLQDDSGSREAEASSPEEHEETPESDDGEGDVDDTSPDSKKSPQEHRSACQTS, encoded by the exons ATGGATGAAAGAATACCGCACTTACAGGACAGGCAGTTCATGGAGCACGCAGATTTCCTGGG GATGGATTTCCCTCCGCTTTACATGTGCAAATCTAAACGAGGCATAAAGCGAGAGGACGGTGGGAAG CAGGATGCGTATAAGTTACCTCACCGGCTCatagagaagaagaggagagacAGAATTAACGAATGTATTGGGCAGCTGAAGGATCTACTGCCCGAACATCTGAAGCTCTCG ACGCTCGGTCATTTGGAGAAAGCGGTGGTGCTGGAGTTAACGCTGAAGCATCTGAACGCACTGACTGCTGTCACCGAGCAGCAGCACCAGAAGATCGTCGCCTTGCAGAATG GAGACCGCTCAATGAAACCTCCCATCCACACTGATCTGGATGCGTTCCACTCAGGTTTCCAGACCTGCGCCAAAGAGGTCCTGCAGTACCTGAGCCAAGCGGAGAACTGGACCGCCAGAGAACAGAGATGCGCGCAGCTCATCAACCACCTCCACAAGGTCCTGGCGCAGTTTCAGCCGGACGCACCGCCGCTCCAGCATCAGCTGCCCGCCGGGGACGCGCAGGACGCACAGAAGTCCGACTGTCAAACCAACTGCGTCCCGGTCATCCAGAGGACCCAGGGAGGGGAGCTTAACGAGAACGATACAGACACGGACAGTGGATATGGCGGGGAGGCGGAAAAGAGTGACGGCAAAGACAAAGAGTGTGAGCGCAACAAAGCGGTGAAGATCAAGCAGGAGTTTGGAGATGACAGAGCGGCTAAAAAATCTAAGATGTGCTGGTCAGGGAACGGGGACCCGTCCAGACCAGATATGGCGTTCATGAATTCTCTGATGGGATTAAGCGGTGTGGGACAGCAGACACCGATTTGCATGCCTTTCTACTTCATCAACCCGTCAGCCGCGGCGCCCTATATGCCTTTTTTCGACAAAAGCAACATTGAAAAGTACATGTACCCCGCAGCGGCAGCCCTAGCGTCCCCGTTTCCCTGGCTGTATCCTGCACACGCGTCAGCAGCGGCGGCCGCGGCAGCAGCGGCCGTGTTCCCCGGCCTGTCTGCACACCTCGGAGCCACCGCTCAGCCCAAAGACTCCCAGCTTCAAGATGACAGCGGATCACGCGAGGCCGAGGCGAGCTCACCTGAGGAGCACGAGGAAACTCCCGAGAGTGACGACGGAGAGGGTGACGTAGATGACACGTCCCCAGACAGCAAGAAAAGCCCACAGGAGCATCGTTCTGCCTGTCAGACGAGCTAA
- the bhlhe41 gene encoding class E basic helix-loop-helix protein 41 isoform X2, whose translation MDERIPHLQDRQFMEHADFLGMDFPPLYMCKSKRGIKREDGGKDAYKLPHRLIEKKRRDRINECIGQLKDLLPEHLKLSTLGHLEKAVVLELTLKHLNALTAVTEQQHQKIVALQNGDRSMKPPIHTDLDAFHSGFQTCAKEVLQYLSQAENWTAREQRCAQLINHLHKVLAQFQPDAPPLQHQLPAGDAQDAQKSDCQTNCVPVIQRTQGGELNENDTDTDSGYGGEAEKSDGKDKECERNKAVKIKQEFGDDRAAKKSKMCWSGNGDPSRPDMAFMNSLMGLSGVGQQTPICMPFYFINPSAAAPYMPFFDKSNIEKYMYPAAAALASPFPWLYPAHASAAAAAAAAAVFPGLSAHLGATAQPKDSQLQDDSGSREAEASSPEEHEETPESDDGEGDVDDTSPDSKKSPQEHRSACQTS comes from the exons ATGGATGAAAGAATACCGCACTTACAGGACAGGCAGTTCATGGAGCACGCAGATTTCCTGGG GATGGATTTCCCTCCGCTTTACATGTGCAAATCTAAACGAGGCATAAAGCGAGAGGACGGTGGGAAG GATGCGTATAAGTTACCTCACCGGCTCatagagaagaagaggagagacAGAATTAACGAATGTATTGGGCAGCTGAAGGATCTACTGCCCGAACATCTGAAGCTCTCG ACGCTCGGTCATTTGGAGAAAGCGGTGGTGCTGGAGTTAACGCTGAAGCATCTGAACGCACTGACTGCTGTCACCGAGCAGCAGCACCAGAAGATCGTCGCCTTGCAGAATG GAGACCGCTCAATGAAACCTCCCATCCACACTGATCTGGATGCGTTCCACTCAGGTTTCCAGACCTGCGCCAAAGAGGTCCTGCAGTACCTGAGCCAAGCGGAGAACTGGACCGCCAGAGAACAGAGATGCGCGCAGCTCATCAACCACCTCCACAAGGTCCTGGCGCAGTTTCAGCCGGACGCACCGCCGCTCCAGCATCAGCTGCCCGCCGGGGACGCGCAGGACGCACAGAAGTCCGACTGTCAAACCAACTGCGTCCCGGTCATCCAGAGGACCCAGGGAGGGGAGCTTAACGAGAACGATACAGACACGGACAGTGGATATGGCGGGGAGGCGGAAAAGAGTGACGGCAAAGACAAAGAGTGTGAGCGCAACAAAGCGGTGAAGATCAAGCAGGAGTTTGGAGATGACAGAGCGGCTAAAAAATCTAAGATGTGCTGGTCAGGGAACGGGGACCCGTCCAGACCAGATATGGCGTTCATGAATTCTCTGATGGGATTAAGCGGTGTGGGACAGCAGACACCGATTTGCATGCCTTTCTACTTCATCAACCCGTCAGCCGCGGCGCCCTATATGCCTTTTTTCGACAAAAGCAACATTGAAAAGTACATGTACCCCGCAGCGGCAGCCCTAGCGTCCCCGTTTCCCTGGCTGTATCCTGCACACGCGTCAGCAGCGGCGGCCGCGGCAGCAGCGGCCGTGTTCCCCGGCCTGTCTGCACACCTCGGAGCCACCGCTCAGCCCAAAGACTCCCAGCTTCAAGATGACAGCGGATCACGCGAGGCCGAGGCGAGCTCACCTGAGGAGCACGAGGAAACTCCCGAGAGTGACGACGGAGAGGGTGACGTAGATGACACGTCCCCAGACAGCAAGAAAAGCCCACAGGAGCATCGTTCTGCCTGTCAGACGAGCTAA
- the rassf8a gene encoding ras association domain-containing protein 8, producing the protein MELKVWVDGVQRVVCGVTEATTCQEVVIALAQAIGRTGRYTLVEKWRDTERHLAPHESPVASLNTWGQYAGDVQLILHRTGPSLTERPPSEGPPLRGPERGLHRQSLPPLAKLRHPNDGSLHRREPRRKSLTFTGAPRSLREILSGGRIGDAEGKRRLLLGNGGIHHHAGPAFGTAPPGLWTCRMEDLVRLVSLQRETLTVLEKKLEAYEAELQDWSEGRGGRGAGCAADLGRGGGLLEEILRLEKHLRKNEVEMEEEEFWATELQIEIESERQLEERLQELRGRLQGCEMEIKEKLTMLKGVEAGLEEEKLQRERQETQWVSEAEARAQVLRVKAELKAQERQAIQLESSCRAVDRSLGQSSKKLQDMQQELEQLTKELRQVNLQQFIQQTGTKVTVLPAEPTEEDCANSSSGSDLAVLTGSLKRPVSTQPLSSHLRILANPLSSGLNPEGIYV; encoded by the exons ATGGAGCTGAAGGTCTGGGTGGATGGCGTCCAGAGGGTTGTGTGCGGGGTCACAGAAGCAACCACCTGCCAGGAAGTGGTGATTGCTCTGGCCCAGGCTATAG GTCGCACTGGGAGGTACACTTTAGTTGAGAAATGGCGGGACACAGAGCGCCACTTAGCCCCTCATGAGAGCCCAGTGGCCTCTCTGAACACCTGGGGTCAGTACGCTGGCGACGTTCAGCTAATACTTCATCGCACGGGCCCCTCGCTCACCGAACGCCCCCCGTCAGAAGGCCCCCCACTTAGGGGTCCTGAACGCGGCCTCCATCGTCAGAGCCTACCTCCTCTTGCAAAGCTCCGTCACCCCAACGATGGCTCTCTTCACCGCCGTGAACCACGCCGGAAGTCTCTGACCTTCACCGGTGCGCCTCGGAGCCTGAGGGAGATCCTGAGCGGAGGCCGGATCGGGGATGCCGAGGGGAAGCGGAGGCTCCTTCTGGGAAACGGGGGGATTCACCACCATGCGGGGCCTGCCTTTGGCACGGCTCCCCCGGGCCTGTGGACCTGTCGCATGGAAGATTTGGTCAGACTGGTCAGCCTGCAAAGAGAGACTCTGACCGTGCTGGAGAAGAAGCTGGAGGCGTACGAGGCCGAGCTCCAGGACTGGTCCGAGGGCCGAGGGGGGCGAGGGGCTGGGTGCGCTGCAGATCTGGGTAGAGGTGGAGGGCTGTTGGAGGAGATCCTGAGGCTTGAGAAGCACCTTAGGAAGAATGAGGTGGAAatggaagaggaggagttttGGGCCACTGAGCTGCAGATTGAGATAGAGAGCGAGAGGCAGCTGGAGGAAAGACTGCAGGAGCTGCGCGGACGACTGCAGGGCTGCGAGatggaaattaaagaaaagctCACAATGTTAAAG GGGGTAGAAGCAGGTCTTGaggaggagaagctgcagagagagCGCCAGGAGACCCAATGGGTCAGTGAAGCTGAGGCGCGGGCTCAAGTCCTCCGGGTCAAGGCGGAGTTGAAGGCCCAAGAGAGACAGGCCATCCAGCTGGAGAGCAGCTGCAGGGCTGTGGACAGATCACTTGGACAAAGCAGTAAGAAACTACAG GACATGCAgcaggagctggagcagctgacCAAGGAGCTGCGGCAGGTGAACCTGCAGCAGTTCATCCAGCAGACTGGAACCAAGGTCACAGTGCTGCCCGCTGAACCAACGGAGGAGGACTGtgcaaacagcagctctggttCAG ATTTGGCGGTGCTGACTGGCTCGCTGAAGCGTCCTGTGTCCACCCAGCCTTTGTCCAGCCACCTCCGCATCCTCGCCAACCCTCTTAGCTCTGGCCTGAACCCAGAGGGGATCTACGTCTGA